A genomic stretch from Zeimonas sediminis includes:
- a CDS encoding type III pantothenate kinase translates to MSYLLIDIGNTFLKWGTYGEAPAEGRALALDRAQLFGRVLHEETSMVMAEWRRLPTPSKIVIANVAGTRVVNPVLRALEVWPDAPEPHWVTSKAEQCGVRNGYLNPAALGVDRWAAMIGARAILGERPALVVVCGTATTMDLLTAEGEFVGGGIMPGLGLMVRALHLNTATLPDAQGDYVDYPRQTVDAIASGCAHAQAGAVERLYFLHKRKHPDLRCIISGGAARTLGPRLTIEFTYHENLVLEGLYQIAASLP, encoded by the coding sequence ATGAGCTACCTGCTGATCGACATCGGCAACACCTTCCTGAAGTGGGGCACCTATGGCGAGGCGCCGGCCGAAGGCCGCGCGCTGGCGCTGGACCGGGCCCAGCTCTTCGGACGGGTGCTGCACGAGGAAACCTCGATGGTGATGGCCGAGTGGCGTCGCCTGCCGACGCCGTCGAAGATCGTCATCGCCAACGTGGCGGGCACCCGGGTCGTCAACCCGGTGCTGCGCGCGCTCGAGGTCTGGCCCGACGCCCCGGAACCGCACTGGGTGACCTCGAAGGCCGAGCAGTGCGGCGTGCGCAACGGCTACCTGAACCCGGCCGCGCTGGGCGTGGATCGCTGGGCCGCGATGATCGGCGCGCGCGCGATCCTCGGCGAGCGCCCCGCGCTGGTCGTGGTGTGCGGCACCGCCACCACGATGGACCTGCTGACCGCCGAAGGCGAGTTCGTCGGCGGCGGGATCATGCCCGGCCTGGGCCTGATGGTCCGCGCGCTGCACCTGAACACCGCGACCCTGCCCGACGCGCAGGGCGACTACGTGGACTACCCGAGGCAGACGGTCGACGCGATCGCGTCCGGTTGCGCGCATGCGCAGGCCGGCGCGGTCGAGCGCCTGTACTTCCTGCACAAGCGCAAGCATCCGGACCTTCGCTGCATCATCTCCGGCGGTGCGGCCCGCACGCTGGGCCCCCGGCTGACGATCGAGTTCACCTACCACGAGAACCTGGTGCTGGAAGGCCTCTACCAGATCGCCGCCTCGCTGCCCTGA